The following proteins are co-located in the Pseudomonas sp. ATCC 13867 genome:
- a CDS encoding SIMPL domain-containing protein (The SIMPL domain is named for its presence in mouse protein SIMPL (signalling molecule that associates with mouse pelle-like kinase). Bacterial member BP26, from Brucella, was shown to assemble into a channel-like structure, while YggE from E. coli has been associated with resistance to oxidative stress.), which yields MSVLKKPFTALAAAIALCATSLGALADEPRYNQVSLRAEVSQEVAHDLMHVTLYSEGQAGDPAKLAAETTTALNAAVEQARKVKGVTVSLGSRNSYPVYDDKGQKITAWRERAEIRLESADFASLSQLTADLLGKLKMGSMNFSIADATRVKNEDALMQDAVSAFKARAQVLTDALGGKGYKLVSLNLNTSGAPRPMPMMRMAAMKADSYGGAPAQEIEAGTSQVTISADGTIEVQMP from the coding sequence ATGTCTGTACTGAAGAAACCCTTCACCGCCCTCGCCGCCGCCATCGCCCTGTGCGCCACCAGCCTCGGTGCGCTGGCAGACGAACCGCGCTACAACCAGGTTTCGCTGCGCGCCGAGGTCAGCCAGGAAGTCGCCCACGACCTGATGCACGTGACCCTCTACAGCGAAGGCCAGGCTGGCGATCCGGCCAAGCTGGCCGCCGAGACCACCACGGCGCTGAACGCGGCGGTGGAACAGGCGCGCAAGGTGAAAGGCGTGACCGTCAGCCTGGGCAGCCGCAACAGCTACCCGGTGTATGACGACAAGGGCCAGAAGATCACCGCCTGGCGCGAGCGCGCGGAGATCCGTCTGGAAAGCGCCGACTTCGCCAGCCTCTCCCAGCTCACCGCCGACCTGCTGGGCAAGCTGAAGATGGGCAGCATGAACTTCAGCATCGCCGACGCGACCCGCGTGAAGAACGAGGACGCGCTGATGCAGGACGCCGTGAGCGCTTTCAAAGCCCGCGCCCAGGTGCTGACCGACGCCCTTGGCGGCAAGGGCTACAAGCTGGTCAGCCTGAACCTGAACACCTCCGGCGCGCCGCGTCCGATGCCGATGATGCGCATGGCGGCGATGAAGGCCGACAGCTATGGCGGCGCCCCGGCCCAGGAAATCGAGGCCGGCACCAGCCAGGTCACCATCAGCGCCGACGGCACGATCGAAGTGCAGATGCCGTAA
- a CDS encoding ABC transporter substrate-binding protein: protein MRKNAVIRSMIAAGLIASAPLAHAANNLVYCSEGSPAGFDPGQYTTGTDFDASAETVFNRLTQFERGGTQVIPGLAEKWDVSDDGKTYTFHLRSGVKFHTTDYFKPTREFNADDVLFTFNRMLDKNHPFRKAYPTEFPYFTDMGMDTNIAKVEKVDEHTVKFSLNDVDAAFIQNLAMSFASIQSAEYADQLLKQGKAADINQKPIGTGPFVFSRYQKDAMIRFKANPDYWNKGEVKIDNLIFAINTDASVRMQKLKANECQITLFPRPADLESLKKDANLNMPSQPGFNLGYIAYNVLHKPFDKLEVREALDMAVNKKAIIDAVYQGAGQLAVNGMPPTQWSYDDSIKDAGYNPEKAKELLKKAGVPEGTEITLWAMPVQRPYNPNAKLMAEMLQADWAKVGIKAKIVTYEWGEYIKRAKGGEHDAMLIGWSGDNGDPDNWLGTLYGCDAVDGNNFSKWCDPAYDKLIKDAKRTPDQAKRTELYKQAQHILKEQVPITPIAHSTVYQPMRKTVQDFKISPFALNSFYGVSVDK from the coding sequence ATGCGTAAGAACGCCGTCATCCGCTCCATGATTGCCGCTGGGTTGATCGCCAGCGCCCCGCTCGCCCACGCCGCCAACAACCTGGTCTACTGCTCCGAAGGCAGCCCCGCGGGCTTCGACCCCGGCCAGTACACCACCGGCACCGACTTCGACGCCTCGGCCGAGACGGTCTTCAACCGCCTCACCCAGTTCGAGCGCGGCGGCACCCAGGTTATTCCGGGGCTGGCGGAAAAGTGGGATGTATCCGATGACGGCAAGACCTACACCTTCCACCTGCGTTCCGGCGTGAAGTTCCACACCACCGACTACTTCAAGCCGACCCGCGAGTTCAACGCCGACGACGTGCTGTTCACCTTCAACCGCATGCTCGACAAGAACCATCCGTTCCGCAAAGCCTACCCGACCGAGTTCCCCTACTTCACCGACATGGGCATGGACACCAACATCGCCAAGGTGGAGAAGGTCGACGAGCACACCGTCAAGTTCTCCCTCAACGACGTCGACGCCGCGTTCATCCAGAACCTGGCGATGAGCTTCGCCTCGATCCAGTCCGCCGAATACGCCGACCAGTTGCTCAAGCAGGGCAAGGCCGCCGACATCAACCAGAAGCCCATCGGCACCGGCCCCTTCGTGTTCAGCCGTTACCAGAAGGACGCGATGATCCGCTTCAAGGCCAACCCGGACTACTGGAACAAGGGCGAGGTGAAGATCGACAACCTGATCTTCGCCATCAACACCGACGCCTCGGTGCGCATGCAGAAGCTCAAGGCCAACGAGTGCCAGATCACCCTCTTCCCGCGCCCGGCCGACCTGGAATCGCTGAAGAAGGATGCGAACCTGAACATGCCGTCGCAGCCGGGTTTCAACCTCGGCTACATCGCCTACAACGTCCTGCACAAGCCGTTCGACAAGCTCGAAGTGCGCGAGGCGCTGGACATGGCGGTGAACAAGAAGGCGATCATCGACGCCGTCTACCAGGGCGCCGGCCAACTGGCCGTGAACGGCATGCCGCCGACCCAGTGGTCCTACGACGACAGCATCAAGGATGCCGGCTACAACCCGGAAAAGGCCAAGGAACTGCTGAAGAAGGCCGGCGTGCCCGAAGGCACCGAGATCACCCTCTGGGCCATGCCGGTGCAGCGCCCCTACAACCCCAACGCCAAGCTGATGGCCGAAATGCTCCAGGCCGACTGGGCCAAGGTCGGCATCAAGGCGAAGATCGTCACCTACGAGTGGGGCGAGTACATCAAGCGCGCCAAGGGCGGCGAGCACGACGCCATGCTGATCGGCTGGAGCGGCGACAACGGCGACCCGGACAACTGGCTGGGCACCCTCTACGGCTGCGATGCCGTGGACGGCAACAACTTCTCCAAATGGTGCGACCCGGCCTACGACAAGCTGATCAAGGATGCCAAGCGCACGCCGGACCAGGCCAAGCGCACCGAGCTGTACAAGCAGGCCCAGCATATCCTCAAGGAGCAGGTGCCGATCACCCCGATCGCCCACTCCACCGTGTACCAGCCGATGCGCAAGACGGTGCAGGACTTCAAGATCAGCCCGTTCGCGCTGAACTCGTTCTACGGCGTCAGCGTCGACAAGTAA
- a CDS encoding OprD family outer membrane porin, with product MQCPYFKPAVLGLAIGAGLLGQAWAAEDDANRGQAGATGFVEGQSLTLTTRNFASREQMHDSFGFRIPKDGGSEFTHSRRTWVQGTILQYSSGYTQGTVGFGLDVAGFNAINLERGKGVIGGGGNRTLTHSDGEAVDEWSKMGIANLRLRVSNTELKAGRFQVETPVFNSIDNRALPSSFNGVALLSEELAGLPLQAGSFTRASPRTGAGDEDFTTEYGTRQVKGDRYSYIGGSYKVAGNLSVMAYGGHFENIWNQYYLGLSHDLGDAQRLLLNTSFNLYSTRDTGNREAGYIDNDTWSLAFTLGHGAHSLMLGWQQVDGNEYFDYVHETSAIYLANSLLSDYNGPNEKSVQLRYGTDFAPYGVPGLTTAVWYAKGWDIDGTHYDGDRNGAFGNYAEVRAQDGEKHHELGLMGTYVIQDGPLRSTRFRLMYMKHLASQNQVDGSVDEIRLVSTFPFALL from the coding sequence ATGCAGTGTCCGTATTTCAAACCCGCCGTACTGGGCCTGGCGATCGGCGCCGGGCTGCTCGGCCAGGCCTGGGCCGCCGAGGACGATGCGAACAGGGGCCAGGCCGGCGCCACAGGCTTCGTCGAGGGCCAGAGCCTGACCCTGACCACGCGCAACTTCGCCTCCCGCGAGCAGATGCACGACAGCTTCGGCTTCCGCATTCCCAAGGACGGCGGTTCGGAATTCACCCACAGCCGCCGCACCTGGGTGCAGGGCACCATCCTCCAGTACAGCTCCGGCTACACCCAGGGCACCGTGGGCTTCGGCCTCGACGTGGCCGGTTTCAACGCCATCAACCTGGAGCGTGGCAAGGGTGTGATCGGCGGTGGCGGCAACCGCACCCTCACCCACAGCGATGGCGAGGCCGTGGACGAGTGGTCGAAGATGGGCATCGCCAACCTGCGCCTGCGCGTTTCCAACACCGAACTCAAGGCCGGGCGTTTCCAGGTCGAGACACCGGTGTTCAACAGCATCGACAACCGCGCCCTGCCGTCGAGCTTCAACGGCGTGGCGCTGCTCAGCGAGGAACTGGCCGGCCTCCCGCTGCAGGCCGGCAGCTTCACCCGCGCCAGCCCGCGCACCGGGGCGGGCGACGAGGACTTCACCACCGAGTACGGCACGCGCCAGGTCAAGGGCGACCGCTACAGCTACATCGGCGGCAGCTACAAGGTCGCCGGGAACCTGTCGGTGATGGCCTACGGCGGCCACTTCGAGAACATCTGGAATCAGTACTACCTCGGCCTCTCCCACGACCTGGGCGATGCGCAGAGGCTGCTGCTGAACACCAGCTTCAACCTCTACAGCACCCGCGACACCGGCAACCGCGAGGCGGGCTACATCGACAACGACACCTGGAGCCTGGCCTTCACCCTCGGCCACGGCGCCCACTCGCTGATGCTCGGCTGGCAGCAGGTCGACGGCAACGAGTATTTCGACTACGTGCACGAGACCTCGGCCATCTACCTGGCCAACTCGCTGCTGTCGGACTACAACGGACCCAACGAGAAGTCCGTGCAGTTGCGCTACGGCACTGACTTCGCGCCCTACGGCGTGCCCGGCCTGACCACCGCGGTGTGGTACGCCAAGGGCTGGGACATCGACGGCACCCATTACGACGGGGACCGCAATGGCGCCTTCGGCAACTACGCCGAGGTCCGCGCCCAGGATGGCGAAAAGCACCACGAACTGGGCCTGATGGGCACCTACGTGATCCAGGACGGGCCGCTCCGGAGTACCAGGTTCCGCCTGATGTACATGAAGCACCTGGCCAGCCAGAACCAGGTCGACGGCAGCGTCGACGAAATCCGCCTGGTCAGCACCTTCCCCTTCGCCCTGCTGTAG
- a CDS encoding helix-turn-helix domain-containing protein, with protein MTVDRIGERLRRYRRAAKKTLSQVASESGLTASFLSQAERNLTGVSISSLASIARSLGVPLNELFDQPQQAQPDSHQGERVRYTIEGQPLGYERLTTAFPGNQLNAVKMNMPAGYQSELIAHEGAEFAYVLSGNIVYTIDGRSYPLGPGDSVHFDAGKPHCLRNAGEETAEVLTVTTMPLFGEHPGT; from the coding sequence ATGACCGTCGATCGAATCGGAGAGCGCCTGCGCCGCTACCGGCGCGCCGCGAAGAAGACCCTCAGCCAGGTGGCCAGCGAGTCCGGCCTGACCGCCAGCTTCCTGTCCCAGGCCGAGCGCAACCTCACCGGAGTTTCCATCTCTTCCCTGGCCAGCATCGCCAGGTCCCTCGGGGTGCCGCTCAACGAGCTGTTCGACCAGCCGCAGCAGGCCCAGCCGGACTCCCACCAGGGCGAGCGCGTGCGCTACACCATCGAGGGCCAGCCGCTGGGCTACGAACGCCTGACCACGGCCTTCCCCGGCAACCAGCTCAACGCGGTGAAGATGAACATGCCGGCCGGCTACCAGTCCGAGTTGATCGCCCACGAGGGCGCGGAATTCGCCTACGTGCTCAGCGGCAACATCGTCTACACCATCGACGGCCGCAGCTACCCCCTGGGCCCCGGCGACTCGGTGCACTTCGATGCCGGCAAGCCGCACTGCCTGCGCAATGCCGGCGAGGAAACCGCCGAAGTGCTGACCGTCACTACCATGCCGCTGTTCGGCGAGCATCCGGGCACCTGA
- a CDS encoding M24 family metallopeptidase produces MTMGVGGRTPEQALADLRDMSGGVEPIGLAEYRARVAGLQARLSEQGMAAAFIDAGSYLRYFSGVKWNPSERLVGLLVPADGEPLYLAPAFEEGTVRDFQVLPGAIRTWQEHESPYRLLADMLVELGVPADACLGLCPSLPFGMVERLRQAAGSLRLVDASAVVDQGRQRKSAAELALMQRAKDMTLEVHKAAASILREGISATEMVRFIEAAHRCVGAPGSTFCIVLFGEDSAFPHGVREPRPLREGDMVLIDTGCQLHGYQSDITRSYVFGTPSDRQRALWNLEKAAQLAAFDAAMPGQPCQAVDAAARRCLEAGGLGPDYALPGLPHRTGHGIGLDVHEGPYLVRGDETPLEAGMCFSNEPMICVPGEFGIRLEDHFYMTAEGPRWFTQPSHSVDDPFGLEA; encoded by the coding sequence ATGACAATGGGTGTTGGGGGGCGTACTCCCGAGCAGGCGTTGGCGGATCTACGCGACATGAGCGGCGGCGTCGAGCCGATCGGGCTGGCCGAATACCGCGCCCGCGTGGCCGGCCTGCAGGCGCGCTTGAGCGAGCAGGGCATGGCGGCGGCGTTCATCGATGCCGGCAGCTACCTGCGCTATTTCAGCGGGGTGAAGTGGAACCCCAGCGAACGCCTGGTCGGCCTGCTGGTGCCCGCCGACGGCGAGCCGCTGTACCTCGCCCCGGCCTTCGAGGAGGGCACGGTGCGCGATTTCCAGGTGCTGCCCGGGGCGATCCGCACCTGGCAGGAGCACGAGAGCCCCTATCGCCTGCTGGCGGATATGCTGGTGGAACTGGGCGTGCCGGCCGACGCCTGTCTTGGCCTATGCCCGAGCCTGCCGTTCGGCATGGTCGAGCGTCTGCGCCAGGCCGCCGGTTCGCTGCGCCTGGTGGATGCGAGCGCCGTGGTCGACCAGGGCCGGCAGCGCAAGTCGGCGGCCGAGCTGGCGCTGATGCAGCGCGCCAAGGACATGACCCTGGAAGTGCACAAGGCCGCCGCCAGCATCCTCCGCGAAGGCATCAGCGCCACCGAGATGGTGCGCTTCATCGAGGCGGCGCACCGCTGCGTCGGCGCCCCCGGCTCGACCTTCTGCATCGTGCTGTTCGGCGAGGACAGCGCTTTTCCCCACGGCGTGCGCGAGCCGCGCCCGCTGCGCGAGGGCGACATGGTGCTGATCGACACCGGCTGCCAGCTGCACGGCTACCAGTCGGACATCACCCGCAGCTACGTCTTCGGCACGCCCAGCGACCGCCAGCGCGCCCTCTGGAACCTGGAAAAGGCCGCCCAGCTGGCGGCCTTCGATGCCGCCATGCCGGGCCAGCCCTGCCAGGCGGTGGACGCCGCCGCGCGGCGCTGCCTGGAAGCCGGCGGCCTGGGCCCGGACTACGCCTTGCCCGGCCTGCCGCACCGCACCGGCCACGGCATCGGCCTGGACGTGCATGAGGGCCCCTATCTGGTCCGCGGCGACGAAACCCCGCTGGAAGCCGGCATGTGCTTCAGCAACGAGCCGATGATCTGCGTGCCGGGGGAGTTCGGTATCCGCCTGGAAGACCACTTCTACATGACGGCCGAAGGGCCGCGCTGGTTCACCCAGCCGAGCCACTCGGTGGACGATCCGTTCGGCCTGGAAGCTTGA
- a CDS encoding ABC transporter substrate-binding protein: protein MRNALIRLTLVSLLGCAPAFGQSLVVCTEASPEGFDITQYTAATTADASAETVFERLVQFAPGSARVVPALAESWTISDDGLQYTFALRQGVKFHSTDYFKPTRALNADDVLWSFQRQLDPQHPWNKLAPRGFPYAEAMGLPSLISAVEKLDDQHVRFTLKHPEAPFLADLAMGFASIYSAEYGDLLLAADKAGQLNNLPIGTGPFVFQRYQKDAQVRFNANPDYWGGKPKIDRLLLAITPDPNVRIQKIKAGDCQIALYPKPTDIPALRQAPNLKVEELDSLLVAYVALNTRHKPLDDVRVRQAINLAFDRAAYLKAQFGEGAATPAVAPYPPTLWGSDPQLKGWPHDPARAKQLLEEAGIKPGLKLSIWTRPGGGPTNPNPGIGAQMLQDDLGRIGIQADIRVYEWGELIKRAKQGEHDLIFMGWVGDNGDPDNFLTPNLSCAAAKSGENQAGWCNAEFDELLRLARASTDQPTRAGLYRQALAIFQREAPWIALAYPKQFAVVRPEVKGFTLSPLGSNNFSRVELTP from the coding sequence GTGCGCAACGCGCTCATCCGCCTGACCCTCGTCAGCCTGCTTGGCTGCGCGCCGGCGTTCGGCCAATCCCTGGTGGTCTGCACCGAGGCCAGCCCGGAAGGGTTCGACATCACCCAGTACACCGCCGCCACCACCGCCGACGCCTCGGCCGAGACGGTGTTCGAGCGCCTGGTGCAGTTCGCCCCCGGCAGCGCCCGCGTGGTGCCGGCGCTGGCGGAAAGCTGGACGATCAGTGACGACGGCCTGCAATACACCTTCGCCCTGCGCCAGGGCGTGAAGTTCCACAGCACCGACTACTTCAAGCCCACCCGCGCGCTCAACGCCGACGACGTGCTCTGGAGCTTCCAGCGCCAGCTCGACCCGCAACACCCGTGGAACAAGCTGGCTCCGCGCGGCTTCCCCTATGCCGAGGCGATGGGCCTGCCCAGCCTGATCAGCGCGGTGGAAAAGCTCGACGACCAGCACGTGCGCTTCACCCTCAAGCATCCCGAGGCGCCCTTCCTCGCCGACCTGGCGATGGGGTTCGCCTCCATCTATTCCGCCGAGTACGGCGACCTGCTGCTGGCCGCCGACAAGGCCGGGCAGTTGAACAACCTGCCCATCGGCACCGGCCCCTTCGTCTTCCAGCGCTACCAGAAGGACGCCCAGGTACGCTTCAACGCCAACCCGGACTACTGGGGCGGCAAGCCGAAGATCGACCGCCTGCTGCTGGCGATCACCCCCGATCCGAACGTGCGCATCCAGAAGATCAAGGCCGGCGACTGCCAGATTGCCCTCTACCCCAAGCCCACGGACATCCCCGCACTACGCCAGGCGCCGAACCTGAAGGTGGAGGAACTGGATTCCCTGCTGGTGGCCTACGTGGCCCTCAATACCCGGCACAAGCCGCTGGACGACGTGCGCGTGCGCCAGGCGATCAACCTCGCCTTCGACCGTGCCGCCTACCTCAAGGCGCAGTTCGGCGAAGGTGCCGCCACCCCGGCGGTCGCGCCCTACCCGCCGACGCTCTGGGGCTCGGACCCGCAGCTCAAGGGCTGGCCGCACGATCCGGCGCGGGCGAAGCAACTGCTGGAAGAAGCCGGCATCAAGCCCGGCCTGAAGCTGTCGATCTGGACCCGCCCCGGCGGCGGCCCGACCAATCCCAACCCCGGTATCGGCGCGCAGATGCTCCAGGACGACCTGGGCAGGATCGGCATCCAGGCCGACATCCGCGTGTACGAATGGGGCGAGCTGATCAAGCGCGCCAAGCAGGGCGAGCACGACCTGATCTTCATGGGCTGGGTCGGCGACAACGGCGACCCGGACAACTTCCTCACGCCGAACCTGTCCTGCGCGGCGGCGAAGAGCGGCGAGAACCAGGCCGGCTGGTGCAACGCCGAATTCGACGAACTGCTGCGCCTCGCCCGCGCCAGCACCGACCAGCCGACCCGCGCCGGGCTGTACCGCCAGGCCCTGGCGATCTTCCAGCGCGAGGCGCCGTGGATCGCCCTGGCCTATCCGAAGCAGTTCGCGGTGGTGCGCCCGGAGGTGAAGGGCTTCACCCTCAGCCCCCTGGGCTCGAACAACTTTTCGCGGGTTGAACTCACGCCCTGA
- a CDS encoding ABC transporter substrate-binding protein encodes MHSLVAGSLLLASSASFAASNLVFCSEGSPAGFDPGQYTTGTDYDATSETLFNRLVQFERGGTEAVPALAESWETSADGKTWTFQLRRGVKFHSTGYFKPTREFNADDVVFTFQRMLDKDHPFRKAYPTEFPYFTDMGLDRNIARVEKLDDHTVRFTLNEVDAAFIQNLAMSFAAIQSAEYADQLLSQGKASEINQKPIGTGPFVLSRYQKDALIRFKANKDYWKPEDVRLDNLIFAINTDASVRMQKLKAGECQISLNPRPADLDSLKQDTNLDMPSQPGFNLGYLAYNVTHQPLDRVEVRQALDMAVNKQAIIEAIYQGAGQLAVNAMPPTQWSYDESIKGQAYDPDKARALLKQAGIAEGTEITLWAMPVQRPYNPNAKLMAEMIQADWAKVGIKAKIVSYEWGEYIKRAHAGEHDAILFGWTGDNGDPDNWLGTLYGCDSVNGNNVSKWCDPAYDKLVKQAKATNDHAQRVALYQQAQQLLARQLPISPIAHSTVYQPMHKSVHGFLISPFGRNSFYGVSNQP; translated from the coding sequence ATGCATTCTCTGGTCGCCGGCAGCCTGCTGCTGGCCAGCTCGGCGAGCTTCGCCGCCAGCAATCTGGTGTTCTGCTCCGAAGGCAGCCCGGCCGGCTTCGACCCGGGCCAGTACACGACCGGCACCGACTACGACGCCACCTCGGAAACCCTGTTCAACCGCCTGGTGCAGTTCGAGCGCGGCGGCACCGAGGCCGTGCCGGCCCTGGCCGAAAGCTGGGAAACCAGTGCCGACGGCAAGACCTGGACCTTCCAGTTGCGCCGCGGCGTGAAGTTCCACAGCACCGGCTATTTCAAGCCGACCCGCGAGTTCAACGCCGACGACGTGGTCTTCACCTTCCAGCGCATGCTCGACAAGGACCACCCCTTCCGCAAGGCCTACCCCACCGAGTTCCCCTACTTCACCGACATGGGGCTGGACCGCAACATCGCCAGGGTGGAGAAGCTCGACGACCATACCGTCCGCTTCACCCTCAACGAGGTCGACGCCGCCTTCATCCAGAACCTGGCGATGAGCTTCGCCGCGATCCAGTCCGCCGAGTACGCCGACCAGTTGCTCAGCCAGGGCAAGGCCAGCGAGATCAACCAGAAGCCCATCGGCACCGGGCCCTTCGTGCTCAGCCGCTACCAGAAGGACGCGCTGATCCGCTTCAAGGCCAACAAGGATTACTGGAAACCCGAGGACGTGCGTCTGGACAACCTGATCTTCGCCATCAACACCGACGCCTCGGTGCGCATGCAGAAGCTCAAGGCCGGCGAATGCCAGATCAGCCTCAACCCGCGCCCGGCGGATCTCGACTCGCTGAAGCAGGACACCAACCTGGACATGCCGTCGCAGCCGGGCTTCAACCTCGGCTACCTGGCCTACAACGTCACCCACCAGCCGCTGGACCGCGTCGAGGTGCGCCAGGCGCTGGACATGGCGGTGAACAAGCAGGCGATCATCGAGGCCATCTACCAGGGCGCCGGCCAACTGGCGGTCAACGCCATGCCGCCGACCCAGTGGTCCTATGACGAATCGATCAAGGGCCAGGCCTACGACCCGGACAAGGCCCGCGCCCTGCTGAAGCAGGCCGGCATCGCCGAAGGCACCGAAATCACCCTGTGGGCCATGCCGGTGCAGCGCCCCTACAACCCCAACGCCAAGCTGATGGCCGAGATGATCCAGGCCGACTGGGCCAAGGTGGGCATCAAGGCGAAGATCGTCAGCTACGAGTGGGGCGAGTACATCAAGCGCGCCCACGCCGGCGAGCACGACGCCATCCTGTTCGGCTGGACCGGCGACAACGGCGACCCGGACAACTGGCTGGGCACTCTCTACGGCTGCGATTCGGTCAACGGCAACAACGTCTCCAAGTGGTGCGACCCGGCCTACGACAAGCTGGTGAAGCAGGCCAAGGCGACCAATGACCACGCCCAGCGCGTCGCCCTCTACCAGCAGGCCCAGCAACTGCTCGCCCGGCAGTTGCCCATCAGCCCCATCGCCCACTCCACCGTGTACCAGCCCATGCACAAGTCGGTGCACGGCTTCCTCATCAGCCCCTTCGGGCGCAACTCGTTCTACGGCGTGAGCAACCAGCCCTAG
- a CDS encoding ABC transporter substrate-binding protein — protein MNPRYLPLLLALGAGPALAQNLVVCTEASPEGFDIVQYTGAVTADAAAETVFSRLVAFRLGTTEIVPSLAQSWEVSPDGLAYTFHLRPGVKFHSTAYFKPDRDFNADDVLWSFRRALDPQHPWHDSAPRGYAYFEAMNMGELIKSVDKLDDLTVRFTLNHPEAPFLADMAMSFASIYSAEYGDQLLEAGRQDRLNAQPIGTGPFVFSRYARDAQVRYKANPDYFGGKPAIDNLVFAITLDPNVRMQKLRRGECQVALYPKPTDVPQLQKEAGLAVDSTDALLTTYVALNTQHKPLDDARVRQAINLAIDKQALLDAVFGPGAATPAVNPYPSTLLGYNERLQDWPHDPARARALLKEAGAEGAKLTLFIRNGSSPTIPNPALAAQMMQADLAKVGIELQIRALEWGELLKRSKAGEHDLSLLGWAGDNGDPDNFLSPNLSCAAAKSGENQARWCDAAFESLIQQARRTDERSKRQELYEKATKIFHEQAPWIPLAHPKLFNVRRSDIEGYTISPLSNNNFADVRVSETRVK, from the coding sequence ATGAACCCGCGCTACCTGCCCCTGCTCCTGGCGCTCGGCGCCGGCCCCGCGCTGGCGCAGAACCTGGTGGTCTGCACCGAAGCCAGCCCGGAAGGCTTCGACATCGTCCAGTACACCGGCGCGGTCACCGCCGACGCCGCCGCCGAGACGGTGTTCAGCCGCCTGGTGGCGTTCCGCCTGGGCACCACGGAGATCGTCCCGTCCCTGGCGCAGAGCTGGGAGGTCAGCCCCGACGGGCTGGCCTACACCTTCCACCTGCGCCCGGGGGTGAAGTTCCACAGCACCGCGTACTTCAAGCCCGACCGCGACTTCAACGCCGACGACGTGCTCTGGAGCTTCCGGCGCGCGCTGGACCCGCAGCATCCCTGGCACGATTCGGCGCCACGCGGCTACGCCTACTTCGAAGCGATGAACATGGGCGAGCTGATCAAGTCGGTGGACAAGCTCGACGACCTGACCGTGCGCTTCACCCTGAACCACCCGGAGGCGCCCTTCCTCGCCGACATGGCCATGAGCTTCGCCTCCATCTACTCGGCCGAGTACGGCGACCAGTTGCTCGAGGCCGGCCGGCAGGACCGGCTCAACGCCCAGCCGATCGGCACCGGCCCCTTCGTCTTCAGCCGCTACGCCCGCGACGCACAGGTCCGCTACAAGGCCAATCCGGACTACTTCGGCGGCAAGCCGGCGATCGACAACCTGGTGTTCGCCATCACCCTCGACCCCAACGTGCGCATGCAGAAACTGCGCCGCGGCGAGTGCCAGGTCGCGCTCTACCCCAAGCCGACCGACGTGCCGCAGTTGCAGAAGGAAGCGGGCCTGGCGGTGGACAGCACCGACGCCCTGCTGACCACCTACGTCGCCCTCAATACCCAACACAAGCCGCTGGACGACGCGCGCGTGCGCCAGGCCATCAACCTGGCGATCGACAAGCAGGCGCTGCTGGACGCGGTGTTCGGCCCCGGCGCGGCGACGCCGGCGGTCAACCCCTACCCCTCGACGCTGCTCGGCTACAACGAGCGGCTCCAGGACTGGCCGCACGACCCCGCGCGCGCCCGGGCCCTGCTGAAGGAGGCCGGGGCGGAGGGCGCGAAGCTGACGCTGTTCATCCGCAACGGCAGCTCGCCGACCATTCCCAATCCGGCGCTGGCGGCACAGATGATGCAGGCGGATCTCGCCAAGGTTGGTATCGAACTGCAGATCCGCGCGCTGGAATGGGGCGAGCTGCTCAAGCGCTCCAAGGCCGGCGAACACGACCTCTCGCTGCTCGGCTGGGCCGGCGACAACGGCGATCCGGACAACTTCCTCAGCCCCAACCTCAGCTGCGCCGCGGCGAAGTCCGGGGAAAACCAGGCGCGCTGGTGCGACGCAGCCTTCGAATCGTTGATCCAGCAGGCCCGGCGCACCGACGAACGATCGAAACGGCAGGAACTTTATGAAAAGGCGACAAAGATATTCCACGAGCAAGCGCCGTGGATTCCCCTGGCGCATCCTAAGCTGTTCAATGTGCGCCGCAGCGACATCGAGGGCTACACCATCAGCCCGCTAAGCAATAACAACTTCGCCGACGTGCGGGTTTCCGAAACCCGGGTGAAGTGA